From Micromonospora nigra, one genomic window encodes:
- a CDS encoding MFS transporter, producing MRGLRRWLDDTAGGLPATFWYLWAGLLINRAGAFAMLFLSLYLTAARGASESVAGIVVGAYGAGGAAGVLLGGVLADRWGRRATLVAAHLVTGALMVGLAFSRHLAAIAVLAALVGVAHSMPSPAFVAAIVDVVPEHRRSRAFNLQFWAFNLGMAVASLLAGVLAEASYVALFLVDAAATLATAALIAWKVPETLPRRRPSASTPRPAPPPGGATGRTRRPGLGTALTDRIFLTFVGLTFVLAVLTMQTSTIMPLAMRADGLRPSAYGAVVALGGVLIVAGQLFVPRLIDRHRKDRVLATSTALLALGFGALAVADDLAVYLGACVVWTVGSMLAAPPNAQINADLAPPALRARYQSVFYLAFPAASFVAPTLGGFSLQHLGDRHWLIVGAAGLLAAGGHLLAGPARERRVAALRLRDVERREATPAGRS from the coding sequence GTGCGGGGCCTGCGCCGCTGGCTGGACGACACCGCCGGAGGGCTGCCCGCCACCTTCTGGTACCTCTGGGCCGGCCTCCTGATCAACCGTGCCGGTGCGTTCGCGATGCTCTTCCTGTCGCTCTACCTGACCGCCGCCCGCGGCGCCAGCGAGTCGGTGGCCGGCATCGTGGTCGGGGCGTACGGGGCCGGCGGCGCGGCCGGGGTGCTGCTCGGCGGCGTCCTGGCCGACCGGTGGGGCCGACGCGCCACCCTGGTCGCGGCACACCTGGTCACCGGTGCCCTGATGGTGGGGCTGGCGTTCAGCCGGCACCTGGCGGCGATCGCCGTGCTCGCCGCGCTGGTCGGGGTCGCGCACTCGATGCCGAGCCCCGCCTTCGTCGCCGCGATCGTCGACGTGGTGCCCGAGCACCGCCGGTCCCGCGCCTTCAACCTCCAGTTCTGGGCCTTCAACCTCGGCATGGCCGTGGCCTCCCTGCTGGCCGGGGTGCTGGCCGAGGCGAGTTACGTCGCGCTGTTCCTGGTCGACGCCGCCGCCACCCTCGCCACCGCCGCGTTGATCGCCTGGAAGGTCCCCGAGACCCTGCCCCGCCGCCGGCCCTCCGCCAGCACGCCCCGTCCCGCCCCACCGCCGGGTGGGGCGACCGGGCGGACGCGCCGACCGGGGCTGGGCACGGCACTGACCGACCGGATCTTCCTGACCTTCGTCGGGCTGACCTTCGTGTTGGCCGTGCTGACCATGCAGACCTCCACGATCATGCCGCTGGCGATGCGCGCCGACGGGCTGCGACCCTCGGCGTACGGGGCGGTGGTGGCCCTCGGCGGGGTGCTCATCGTCGCCGGGCAACTGTTCGTGCCCCGGCTGATCGACCGGCACCGCAAGGACCGCGTGCTGGCCACGTCCACCGCGCTGCTGGCGCTCGGCTTCGGCGCGCTGGCGGTGGCCGACGACCTCGCCGTCTACCTCGGCGCCTGCGTGGTCTGGACGGTCGGCTCGATGCTGGCGGCACCGCCGAACGCCCAGATCAACGCCGACCTGGCCCCACCGGCACTGCGCGCCCGCTACCAGTCCGTCTTCTATCTCGCGTTCCCGGCGGCGTCGTTCGTCGCGCCCACCCTGGGCGGGTTCAGTCTGCAGCACCTCGGCGACCGGCACTGGCTGATCGTCGGCGCGGCGGGACTGCTGGCCGCCGGCGGCCACCTGCTCGCCGGGCCGGCCCGCGAACGCCGGGTCGCCGCGCTGCGTCTGCGGGACGTCGAGCGGCGGGAGGCGACCCCGGCGGGCCGGTCGTGA